From the genome of Silurus meridionalis isolate SWU-2019-XX chromosome 20, ASM1480568v1, whole genome shotgun sequence, one region includes:
- the neurod6b gene encoding neurogenic differentiation factor 6-B, translated as MLTAAPDEPDAMREPQFGASFPRSSNPDNLRQEQPDHHRQRFDDLDLRDDRSDRNDEERDDEQDEEQEESGLRKRRVPRRRQSGATCSDRAQLRRHEANARERSRMHGLNSALESLRKVVPCYSSAQKLSKIETLRLAKNYIRALSETLSAGTRPDLVAFARTLCKGLSQPTTNLVAGCLQLNAGRFLASPGDVSPAGDSTYAYAGAEPSRADPSKHFRPFSYCNVYDSYYNSASPDRELSPPVNYNGVFSFQKPDEQTERDASCRYGATCCGAPARASLSRPSAYTLSPDTHFPNEMRMRSQPFQTQDQLNAVYHT; from the coding sequence ATGTTGACGGCGGCACCAGACGAGCCAGACGCAATGCGCGAGCCTCAGTTTGGAGCGAGCTTTCCGCGTTCAAGCAATCCTGACAATCTGAGACAGGAGCAGCCGGACCATCACAGACAGCGGTTTGACGATTTAGACCTACGCGACGATCGCTCGGACAGGAATGATGAAGAACGAGACGATGAGCAAGACGAAGAGCAGGAAGAGAGCGGCCTGAGAAAAAGGCGAGTTCCGAGGAGACGCCAGTCGGGCGCCACGTGCTCGGACAGGGCCCAGCTGAGGCGCCATGAGGCGAACGCACGTGAGCGCAGCCGAATGCACGGCCTGAACAGCGCGCTGGAAAGTCTGCGCAAGGTCGTGCCGTGCTACTCGAGCGCCCAGAAGCTTTCCAAGATAGAAACGCTGCGTCTGGCTAAGAACTACATCCGGGCCTTGTCGGAGACGCTCAGCGCCGGGACGCGACCCGACCTAGTGGCGTTCGCACGGACCCTGTGCAAAGGACTGTCGCAACCCACGACCAACTTAGTGGCAGGGTGCCTGCAGCTCAACGCGGGACGCTTCCTGGCGAGTCCAGGGGACGTCTCACCTGCAGGTGACTCCACCTACGCGTACGCAGGCGCCGAACCAAGCCGAGCAGACCCTTCCAAGCACTTCCGTCCTTTCTCCTACTGCAACGTCTACGACTCGTATTACAACAGCGCTTCTCCGGACAGAGAGCTAAGTCCGCCCGTGAACTACAACGGCGTGTTCTCGTTTCAGAAACCCGACGAGCAGACGGAGCGCGACGCGAGCTGCCGTTACGGCGCGACCTGCTGCGGCGCCCCGGCACGCGCTTCCCTCAGCCGCCCTTCAGCCTACACACTGTCCCCGGACACGCACTTTCCCAACGAGATGCGCATGCGCAGTCAGCCCTTCCAAACCCAGGACCAATTAAACGCGGTGTATCATAcctaa